The Lipingzhangella halophila genome segment TCGGCGACGCCGAGATCCTCGCGATTGTCCGGCTGCTGCGCGCCGACCTCACCGGAGCCGGGCCGCTCGACCCGCTGCTGGCCGAACCACGCATCACCGACATCCTGGTCAACGGGCCGTCGGAGGTCTGGGTCGACGACGGTTCCGGCCTCCGCCGGGTCTCTGGGGTCCACTTCCCCGACGACGACGCCGTCCGGCGGCTCGCCCAGCGATTGGCGGCGCAGGCGGGCCGGCGGCTGGACGCCGCGGCACCCTGGGTCGACGCCCGACTGCCCGCTTCCGGTGCCCGGTTGCACGCCGTGCTCCCACCGGTGGCGCCCGAACGCACCTGCCTGTCCCTGCGGCTGCCTCGGCAGTCGGTGTTCTCCCTCGCCGAGCTTGTCGAGTCCGGAAGCATCCCGCCGTGCGGCGCCCACCTGCTCCGGGCGCTGACCACCTCCCGGTGCGCATTCCTGATCTGCGGGGGTGCCGGCACAGGCAAAACCACCCTGTTGTCGTGCCTGCTGTCCCTGGTCGACCCCAGCGAGCGGCTGCTGCTCGTCGAGGACTCCGCCGAGCTGCGGCCCGAACACCCGCACGTGGTCCGGCTGCAGGCCCGACCGCCCAACATCGAGGGGATCGGCGAGGTCAGCCTGCACCAGCTGGTGCGCCAGGCCCTCCGCATGCGCCCCGACCGGCTCGTGGTGGGAGAGGCCAGAGGCAGCGAAGTCGTTGACCTGCTGGCCGCGCTTAACACTGGCCACGAAGGCGGAGC includes the following:
- a CDS encoding TadA family conjugal transfer-associated ATPase, which gives rise to MTTASHTPAPDPVLLEAVRARLAREGAEPSPARVAAALRAEGGVLGDAEILAIVRLLRADLTGAGPLDPLLAEPRITDILVNGPSEVWVDDGSGLRRVSGVHFPDDDAVRRLAQRLAAQAGRRLDAAAPWVDARLPASGARLHAVLPPVAPERTCLSLRLPRQSVFSLAELVESGSIPPCGAHLLRALTTSRCAFLICGGAGTGKTTLLSCLLSLVDPSERLLLVEDSAELRPEHPHVVRLQARPPNIEGIGEVSLHQLVRQALRMRPDRLVVGEARGSEVVDLLAALNTGHEGGASTVHANAAADLPARIEALGCAAGLSREAVHSQLAATRVLVVHLVREPSGARRVAEIRTLRRGTSGLVRAVPAVEFTASGDLVRHEALRDLTSLVGAHWLPATAVEG